The sequence GCTGTCGGCAGGAACACCGCGGACATGCGGACGTGGTGAATCCAAAACCCGGTTTTGTTTACCAAACCGACGCGAATTGAAACTTAAATGGATCGAGTTCAGGCGCGCTGTCCGCGCGTCAACGACGAAACAGTGCAGAGTACGTCGATGTCCAGAAAAGTATCCCTCGCGCTTGTCGCCGGCGCGGTGTGTCTCGGCGCTAGTTCAATTCAGGCTTTTGCTTTTGACGACGACATGCCGGGCGAAAATCCCCGGGTGATCTATGCGCGGCCGCAGGGCAGTCCGCCGATGCCGATCCGGGTTGCCTATCAGGAGCGATCCAGAATGGGCGGCGGCTTCATCGAATTCCTGTTCAGCGGCGGGCAATCGGGCGACCCCGGCTATGCGCAGCCGCGGTACGAACAGCACGATGAGCCGATGCCGTCACGCGGCGGCCTGCCGCCGATGGACCCGCAGTACCGTCAGGAGATGCGGCAGGGTGACGTTTCGATCGAGCCGGGCCGTCCCGGGATAGATCCGAAATTCGAGAAGCAGGTGGTTGAATACAACAGGGGACATGCACCCGGAACGCTGGTGATCGATACGCCGAACAAATTTCTCTATCTCGTGCAGGGCGGCGGCAAGGCGCTACGCTACGGCATCGGCGTCGGCAAGCCGGGTTTCACCTGGTCAGGCGTGAAGACGATCTCTGCCAAGAAGGAATGGCCGGCCTGGACGCCGCCGCCGGAAATGCTCAAGCGCCGTCCCGATCTGCCGCGCCACATGGAAGGCGGGCCGGAAAATCCGCTCGGCGCCCGCGCGATGTATCTCGGCACCTCGCTGTATCGTATCCACGGTTCCAACGAGCCATGGACGATAGGTACCAATGTGTCGTCGGGCTGCATCCGGATGCGCAACGAGGACGTGATCGATCTGTATGGCCGCGTCCCTGTCGGCACCAAGGTCGTCGTGATCTGAACGAAACCGAAATCAAAAACGGCCGCTGGTTTCAGCGGCCGTTTTCATTTCTGCTAACGGAGGCGATCAGGCGAAATCGCTGTCG is a genomic window of Bradyrhizobium sp. G127 containing:
- a CDS encoding L,D-transpeptidase: MSRKVSLALVAGAVCLGASSIQAFAFDDDMPGENPRVIYARPQGSPPMPIRVAYQERSRMGGGFIEFLFSGGQSGDPGYAQPRYEQHDEPMPSRGGLPPMDPQYRQEMRQGDVSIEPGRPGIDPKFEKQVVEYNRGHAPGTLVIDTPNKFLYLVQGGGKALRYGIGVGKPGFTWSGVKTISAKKEWPAWTPPPEMLKRRPDLPRHMEGGPENPLGARAMYLGTSLYRIHGSNEPWTIGTNVSSGCIRMRNEDVIDLYGRVPVGTKVVVI